The genome window ATTTCGACGACCGGGAAGGCGAGTCCGACCTGACGGTCGCCTCGCAATACATAACCTATGAGACGGTACAGATGATGAGGAAAAGGGCCGGAGGACTTATCTGCACGACCACTCCCTTCGAAAAAGCGCGCGACGTCGGACTCCCATATATGGCCGACGTCTATTTCGATGATTCGAACAGGTTCCCGCTCCTAAAGGCGATGGCCCCCGACGACATCCCTTACGACAATACGAAGTCTTCTTTCGGAGTGACGATTAACCATCGGAAGACATACACGGGAATAACTGACAGGGACAGGGCGCTCACTATCTCCAAATTCGCTGAAATCTTGTTCCGGGACAAGCCCGCATCCGAGATATCCAAGGAGATCGGAGAGGAGTTCCGGTCCCCGGGGCACGTCCATCTTCTGAACGCGACCGAACACATCCTCACCAACAGAAGGGGGCACACAGAACTCTGCACCGCCATGATGTACATGGCAGGCGTCAATCCTTCAGCCACCATATGCGAGATGATGGGGGACGACGGCAGGTCGATGACCAAGAAGGATGTCATGAAGTTCGCAGATGACAATAACATCGAATTCGTAACCGGCGACCAGGTCCTCGGCAGGTGGGAAGACTTCAAAAGAAAGAGCGGAGCCGACTGCTGATGACCAGAGTCATGGCATCCGGAGTATTCGACATCATACATACCGGCCACATATCATACCTCGAACAGGCCAGGTCCATGGGGGACGAGCTCGTGGTGGTCGTTGCATGCGACAACACCGTAAGGCGAAGGAAGCACGAGCCGGTCACGCCCGAGGGAATGAGGGTGCGCATAGTAGGTTCACTGAAACCTGTGGACCGGGCGGTGGTCGGAAAGGATGGAAATATCTTCGAGACCGTCCGCGAGATAGATCCCGACATAATCGTCCTTGGCTTCGACCAGCATTTCGACGAGAAGGAACTTTCGAAGAGCCTGGAGAGCCACGGGCTCAGCGGCATTAAGATATGCAGGGCCACGGAATGCGCCGAAGACCTGGCCGCCACTCGCAGGATAATAAGCAGGATCAACTCCATGGAGGGCGAGCTATGAAGCTTATAGGTATTGCCGACACAACTTTCGCCCGTTATGACATGGGTAGAGCGGCGATCAATGAATTAGAGAGAACCGGTACGGGATTCAGGATCGTCAGGTACACCGTTCCCGGAGTGAAAGACCTGCCTGTTGCATGCAAGAAGCTCATAGATGAGCAGAAATGCGATATTGTGATGGCCCTCGGCATGCCTGGGCCCATGGAAAAGGATAAGATGTGCGCCCATGAGGCCTCGACCGGCCTGATACGCACGCAGCTGATGACCAACAAGCACATAATCGAAGTCTTCGTCCACATAGACGAGGCTGTAGACGACAGGGAGCTGGCCACCCTGGCGGATGCGAGGACGAGGGAGCATGCGATAAACGTGTACAACCTACTCTTCCACCCGGAAAAGCTGACCGCCCAGGCGGGCACCGGCCAGAGACAGGGATTCAAGGACGCGGGATCCGCAAGGATGAGGTGAAAAAATGAAAGAATACAGGAT of Methanomassiliicoccaceae archaeon contains these proteins:
- a CDS encoding adenylyltransferase/cytidyltransferase family protein; the protein is MTRVMASGVFDIIHTGHISYLEQARSMGDELVVVVACDNTVRRRKHEPVTPEGMRVRIVGSLKPVDRAVVGKDGNIFETVREIDPDIIVLGFDQHFDEKELSKSLESHGLSGIKICRATECAEDLAATRRIISRINSMEGEL
- the ribC gene encoding riboflavin synthase, coding for MKLIGIADTTFARYDMGRAAINELERTGTGFRIVRYTVPGVKDLPVACKKLIDEQKCDIVMALGMPGPMEKDKMCAHEASTGLIRTQLMTNKHIIEVFVHIDEAVDDRELATLADARTREHAINVYNLLFHPEKLTAQAGTGQRQGFKDAGSARMR
- the ribB gene encoding 3,4-dihydroxy-2-butanone-4-phosphate synthase gives rise to the protein MNFKKALDDIRQGKVILVYDFDDREGESDLTVASQYITYETVQMMRKRAGGLICTTTPFEKARDVGLPYMADVYFDDSNRFPLLKAMAPDDIPYDNTKSSFGVTINHRKTYTGITDRDRALTISKFAEILFRDKPASEISKEIGEEFRSPGHVHLLNATEHILTNRRGHTELCTAMMYMAGVNPSATICEMMGDDGRSMTKKDVMKFADDNNIEFVTGDQVLGRWEDFKRKSGADC